In Meiothermus ruber DSM 1279, the following proteins share a genomic window:
- a CDS encoding DNA repair protein RecN has translation MLERLEVQNLAVLEQVALDFSPGLTVLTGETGAGKSVLVDALSLLLGEKAEGLVRSGAETLLVTAFFNGKSLSRKVAQGRSTARIDGEVVSLRELSEETAQHLTIHAQHASLTLFSRKAQRKLLDSQVKPDLLVRYQNAYGQYQSILRETERLEAAARERERRLDILRFQIAEIDQARLVVGEEEQLKQEAERLRHLEALRERVSAAISALGGEGDALGLVTLASREVKAAGRFDAHLESLSRDLEAALDALRAVSRELEDYLENLEADPQRLDEVEARLALIEKLGRKYGEGIPAILEFAETARQELVELEGAEDRLSQLYSQKENAWKALLEAGQQLTEARTQAAEALSRRVGEEIRALGMPAAQFQVGLVPLEHPGPEGLEEVQLLFSANPGLGLAPLEKAASGGELSRVMLALALLTGTEAETVVFDEVDAGVGGEAAWQVAERLARLAQERQVLVVTHLPQIAARAQKHYRVVKHGASVEIQQVQDEERVRELARMLSGSYSEAALEHARELLLGVNS, from the coding sequence ATGCTAGAGCGCCTCGAGGTGCAAAATTTGGCTGTTCTGGAGCAGGTGGCGCTCGATTTCAGCCCTGGGCTAACCGTGCTTACCGGTGAAACCGGCGCGGGCAAGAGTGTGCTGGTAGATGCCTTGTCGCTTCTGCTGGGCGAAAAGGCCGAAGGGCTGGTGCGCTCTGGGGCCGAAACCCTCCTGGTAACAGCCTTCTTTAACGGGAAAAGCCTCTCGCGCAAGGTGGCGCAGGGGCGCAGCACCGCCCGCATTGATGGGGAGGTGGTCAGCCTGCGAGAGTTGAGCGAGGAGACCGCCCAGCACCTAACCATCCATGCGCAGCACGCCTCGCTAACCCTCTTCAGTCGAAAAGCCCAGCGCAAACTGCTCGATTCCCAGGTCAAGCCAGACTTGCTGGTGCGCTACCAGAACGCCTACGGGCAGTATCAATCCATTCTGCGTGAGACGGAGCGGCTGGAAGCCGCGGCGCGCGAACGCGAGCGGAGGCTGGATATCCTGCGTTTTCAAATCGCAGAAATCGACCAGGCCCGGCTGGTGGTGGGAGAAGAGGAGCAGCTCAAGCAAGAGGCGGAGCGCTTGCGGCACCTCGAGGCCCTGCGCGAACGGGTTTCAGCCGCTATAAGCGCCCTGGGCGGGGAAGGCGACGCCCTGGGGCTGGTTACCCTGGCCTCGAGGGAGGTTAAAGCCGCAGGCCGGTTTGATGCCCATCTGGAAAGCCTGAGCCGCGACCTCGAGGCTGCCTTAGACGCGTTGCGGGCGGTGAGCCGCGAGCTAGAGGATTATCTGGAAAACCTCGAGGCCGACCCCCAGCGCCTCGACGAGGTGGAGGCCCGGCTGGCCCTGATCGAGAAGCTGGGGCGCAAGTACGGTGAAGGCATCCCGGCCATCCTCGAGTTTGCCGAGACCGCCCGGCAGGAGCTGGTGGAGCTCGAGGGGGCCGAGGATCGGCTAAGCCAGCTCTATAGCCAAAAAGAAAATGCCTGGAAGGCGCTCCTGGAAGCAGGGCAGCAGCTTACCGAGGCCCGCACCCAGGCCGCAGAGGCTCTGTCGCGCAGGGTCGGCGAAGAAATACGGGCCCTGGGCATGCCGGCTGCACAGTTTCAAGTAGGTCTGGTGCCTTTGGAGCATCCAGGCCCCGAGGGGCTGGAGGAGGTGCAGTTGCTTTTTTCGGCCAACCCCGGCCTGGGCCTGGCCCCGCTGGAAAAGGCTGCCTCGGGCGGCGAGCTTTCGCGGGTCATGCTGGCCCTGGCCCTGTTGACCGGCACCGAGGCCGAAACGGTGGTGTTCGATGAGGTGGATGCCGGGGTAGGGGGTGAGGCCGCCTGGCAGGTGGCCGAGCGGCTGGCCCGGCTGGCCCAGGAGCGCCAGGTGCTGGTGGTGACCCACCTTCCACAAATTGCCGCTCGAGCCCAGAAGCACTACCGGGTGGTCAAGCACGGTGCCAGTGTGGAAATTCAGCAGGTGCAGGATGAAGAA